The region TGTGCTTTGCTAGCGGCGCGAGAAGAGTGCCCTTATCACTATTAGGATTCTTACAGTACATCGCCCCTACGCTTCATTTGACGATCGGTGTCTTTATGTACCATGAGCCCTTCACTCAAGTCCACCTCGTCTCATTTATCTTAATATGGACAGCTCTGTTTATTTTTAGCTTTGGAAAAACAAAATGGATGACGCGCCTAGAACCTAAAGCTTTCAAAACAAAATCGTTGCAGGGATAATCTGGTGAATGTACAATTTGTCTTAATAATAAAAAAATGGGCTGTTAAACGATGACGTGTTTATGACTAATGTATCAAAAGCATTAAGGTTGTCATAATAGCCGATTGAATGGACTAGAAATATGAGTAGTATTCACAGATGACGAGAATGGAGGGCCTGCATGAAAGCTTATGTGCATGAGGGAGAAAAAGGGATAGTCGGTGCAAAATTGACGGATGTCGATGAACCATCACCTCGTGTGGGGGAAGTCAAGATTCATGTTAAGGTTGCGGGTTTAAATCATCGGGATTTGTTCGTCCTTGACAAACACCCTGAGCATGATCCCCCTTTGGTACTAGGTTCAGACGGAGCTGGTATCGTTGAAACGGTAGGTGAAGGGGTGACAGATTTCTCCCCTGGAGACGAAGTGCTCATTAATCCTAGCTTAGGTTGGTATGAGAAAAGCGATGCACCACCAGAAGGATTTCAAATATTAGGGTTCCCGGACAACGGAACGTTCGCCGAAAAAGTGATTGTGTCTCAGGAGCAAGTTGAGCCTAAACCCCAGCACCTATCATGGGAAGAGGCTGGTGTACTGTCCTTGGCTGCTTTAACAGCTTATCGAGCGTTGTTTACACAAGCGAGTGTCAAACCCTCTCAAACGATCTTACTACCCGGCGTTGGGAGTGGAGCTGTGACGTTTTTATTAATGTATGCAAAGGCGATTGGCGCCCGCGTGATTGTCACATCACGTTCAGAAACGAAAAGACAAAAAGCGTTAGCGTTAGGGGCTGACGTAGCGATAGACAGTGCTCAGGAGGATTGGAGTGAGGCCCTCCGAGGTGAAAAAGTAGATGTTGCCGTTGAAACAGTCGGAGCGGCCACGTTTAGTAAAACGCTAGGGCAACTCCGCCAAGGCGGGACGTTGGTGACCTTCGGTGCTTCAGCGGGTGATGAAGTTTCCCTTAATATCCGACAATTTTTCTATGGCCAATATCGTTTACTAGGCACGACGATGGGGAGTCGAGATGAGTATAGAGAAATGCTACACTTTATACGGCGATACAACATTAAACCTCTCGTAGACCGGGTGTATCCTTTAAGTGACGCGGAGCAGGCCTTTAAGAGATTAGAAGAGGCTGAACAGTTTGGAAAGATTGCCCTACGTATAGATGAAGAGAAAAGCATATAAGACATAGGAACAGGATGGACGGATTGAACGTCTATCCTGTTCTTTTTATGAGAAAAAGTAAAACTTATGACTTTTAGTGTTTAACGTTGACGGAATAGACAAACGAACATATAATAATCCTATCGGTAAACTAGGAAATTAACACATCATAACTAGAAGTGGGGGAGTCATTGTGAGAGAGAAACGTATACTTAGAACAGCATTCATACTTTTTTTAAGCTTAGCGCTTGGTGCCTGTGGTGCCCAAGGTGGTACGGAAACGACCGGACAGGCGGAGCAGGGTCAAGACCAAGGACAAGATTTAGAGCCTGTAAAGGTAGGCTATGTTAATGTCATGGATGATGCACAAGCGATGTTAGCGAAGGATGCAGGCTTATATGAAGCACACGGTTTAGATGTTGAGCTACAACTTTTTGCTAGTGGGACAGATCTGATTAAGGGCATTGTAAATGGAGAATTAGACGCTGGCGTTTTAGGGTTTACCAACGGTGTATCCTGGTCCTCCAGAGGGGCTGACCTGAAAGTGGTCGGTGGCGCTCAAATGGGGTATCATAGCATACTTGCACATGAAGATAGTGGAATAGAAACTGTAGAGGATTTGAAAGGCAAAGATTTAGCGACACAAAAACAAGGAAGCACGGCTGACGTCGTACTCAATGGTGTGACGTTCGAGGAAGCAGGTCTAAAAAGACAAGACGTGAATATGAACTATGTTTCGCCATCGGTAGCTGTTCAGTCACTACAGGCTGGTAAAGCTGATGCCGCATTCCTATTTGAACCTTATGACCGTATTGCGCGCCTCCAGGGTAACGTTGACGAAATCTATGAGATCGGCAAGGTATGGCCGTTTCCTTGTATGGTGGTTATCACATCAGGCGATAAGTTAGATGAAGACCGAGAAAAGATCAATAAAATTTTGGATGCACAGAAAGATGCCATCGAGATGTTAGAGAACGAACCGCGTGAAGCTGCAGAGTATATCTATCATCGCTTTGTCGAGGGCGATACGTTTGACACACCAGACGGCGAAGTATCTGCTGTTGATGTGATACAAGAAGCGATCGAAGCTCAAACGTTTACGTGGCAAATCACGCCAGAGAATGTACAACAGATGCAAGACTTAGCGGATATCATGGTCGACCAAGGGGTTATTGACGAACCGTTTGACGTAGAAAGTATCATTGACCTTAACTGGCAAGAAAGTCAAGAATGACGTGAGGGATTAATATGAAACCAGAAACAAACCATTCGAATCAGCCGCATCAAGAGAGCAAAAACAATACTAAAAAAAGGGGCTAGACTAGCCCCTTATGTGATATTAAGGAAGATGCTCCCCTTCGTTGCCGCTGTTGGGAGTTTGTTGTTCATATGGCAAGTGGTGCATTGGATTTTACCCGGTTATTTGATGCCCAGTGTATTTGAAGGCTTAAGCCGCTTCTTTGGCAATTTTTCCGATCCCGTCTTTATCGAGACGGTGCAAGCGAGTCTCTCCCGATTAGGGTGGGGCTACCCTCTTGCTTGTGTTTTAGGTGCCACATTAGGTTTAATTGGTGGGGTTTCAAGACTTTTTGCTGTTTATCTTCGCGCTGTTATCTCAATTTTACAAGCCATTCCACCTATTACATGGGTACCCTTTTTGGTCCTATTATTTAGTTTTGGGAACTTGCCTATCATCATCGTGATTACGATTGCTAGTTTCTTCCCAATGGCCTTATCCGTTCTCAATGCGACGGAGGGGGTTAATCGGACGCACCTTGACCTTGCTCGCGTCATGGGCGCAAACAAGAGACAGCTGTTATCCAAAGTGTATGCGATGGAGACACTACCCGCTTTTGTGACGGGGGCGCAAGTGGCTTTCGGTAACGCTTGGCGTTCCCTTATTGCGGCCGAAATGGTTGGAGGTGCATCGGTGGGGCTGGGTTGGTCGACTAGCTACGCATCTGAAATTGGAGACATGACCGGTGTGCTTGCCGGCATTGTGACAATAGGGTCAATAGCCATTATACTCGATTTAGTCATA is a window of Caldalkalibacillus salinus DNA encoding:
- a CDS encoding zinc-binding dehydrogenase — protein: MKAYVHEGEKGIVGAKLTDVDEPSPRVGEVKIHVKVAGLNHRDLFVLDKHPEHDPPLVLGSDGAGIVETVGEGVTDFSPGDEVLINPSLGWYEKSDAPPEGFQILGFPDNGTFAEKVIVSQEQVEPKPQHLSWEEAGVLSLAALTAYRALFTQASVKPSQTILLPGVGSGAVTFLLMYAKAIGARVIVTSRSETKRQKALALGADVAIDSAQEDWSEALRGEKVDVAVETVGAATFSKTLGQLRQGGTLVTFGASAGDEVSLNIRQFFYGQYRLLGTTMGSRDEYREMLHFIRRYNIKPLVDRVYPLSDAEQAFKRLEEAEQFGKIALRIDEEKSI
- a CDS encoding ABC transporter permease → MILRKMLPFVAAVGSLLFIWQVVHWILPGYLMPSVFEGLSRFFGNFSDPVFIETVQASLSRLGWGYPLACVLGATLGLIGGVSRLFAVYLRAVISILQAIPPITWVPFLVLLFSFGNLPIIIVITIASFFPMALSVLNATEGVNRTHLDLARVMGANKRQLLSKVYAMETLPAFVTGAQVAFGNAWRSLIAAEMVGGASVGLGWSTSYASEIGDMTGVLAGIVTIGSIAIILDLVILESLKRRLLRWRYVGEGGQK
- a CDS encoding ABC transporter substrate-binding protein, which translates into the protein MREKRILRTAFILFLSLALGACGAQGGTETTGQAEQGQDQGQDLEPVKVGYVNVMDDAQAMLAKDAGLYEAHGLDVELQLFASGTDLIKGIVNGELDAGVLGFTNGVSWSSRGADLKVVGGAQMGYHSILAHEDSGIETVEDLKGKDLATQKQGSTADVVLNGVTFEEAGLKRQDVNMNYVSPSVAVQSLQAGKADAAFLFEPYDRIARLQGNVDEIYEIGKVWPFPCMVVITSGDKLDEDREKINKILDAQKDAIEMLENEPREAAEYIYHRFVEGDTFDTPDGEVSAVDVIQEAIEAQTFTWQITPENVQQMQDLADIMVDQGVIDEPFDVESIIDLNWQESQE